In Acidobacteriota bacterium, one DNA window encodes the following:
- a CDS encoding sigma-70 family RNA polymerase sigma factor codes for MKRTATLKQPWEDTDTNAQVLGWRARPAVALDPFDGDDELDEHAAPPDDAGELQAGHDFDDDASDEEPAIEETTPVSAADADLVRVYLQQIGRRPLLTKDQEQELGRRMEVIRLDLLHVLAALPWGRASLLQRAADLREGRIRPEDLLLLPDGAPLTRRRISPMLERFVELQRLHRRIDTLRVTGTRKPGRPASRAGAKRQDPIARLTQKAAALLGSLPIRPSVIDELVAGAEEIRHRAEIAERLPAGPDRTRALKAVEAETGLPSTALRPLAHALRQRQQTLLDTKAEFLESNLRLVVSVARKHANRGLSMLDLIQEGNMGLMKAVDRFQYRRGFKFSTYATWWVRQAMTRAIADYGRTIRLPVHVTESLNQLNRERRALSADLGREPQPWELAEKMKMPIEKVRLLLEASRPPSSLHAPIGDEDSELGDIIPDHSVLSPEDSAMSGEVAEQVEQAMSALNDREREVLRLRYGLGTDHEHTLGEIGRRLDLSRERVRQIEANAMAKIRSKRGRAA; via the coding sequence ATGAAACGAACTGCGACGCTGAAACAGCCCTGGGAAGACACGGACACGAACGCGCAGGTGCTGGGCTGGCGAGCCCGGCCCGCGGTCGCGCTCGACCCGTTCGACGGTGACGACGAGCTGGACGAGCACGCGGCGCCACCGGACGATGCCGGTGAGCTGCAGGCCGGCCACGACTTCGACGACGACGCCTCCGACGAGGAGCCGGCGATCGAGGAGACGACGCCGGTATCGGCGGCCGACGCCGACCTCGTGCGCGTCTACCTCCAGCAGATCGGACGCCGGCCCCTGCTGACGAAAGACCAGGAGCAGGAGCTCGGCCGGCGCATGGAAGTCATCCGTCTCGACCTGCTGCACGTGCTGGCGGCCTTGCCCTGGGGGCGTGCCTCGCTGCTGCAGCGCGCGGCGGACCTGCGCGAAGGGCGCATTCGTCCGGAAGATCTGCTGTTGCTGCCCGACGGCGCACCGCTCACGCGCCGCCGGATCTCCCCGATGCTCGAGCGTTTCGTCGAGCTCCAGCGGCTGCATCGCCGAATCGACACCCTGCGTGTGACGGGCACTCGGAAGCCTGGCCGTCCCGCGTCTCGTGCCGGCGCGAAGCGTCAGGATCCGATCGCGCGGCTGACGCAGAAGGCGGCAGCTCTGCTCGGCAGCCTTCCGATTCGGCCGTCGGTGATCGACGAGCTGGTCGCCGGCGCCGAGGAGATCCGCCATCGCGCCGAGATCGCCGAGCGGCTGCCGGCCGGCCCGGACCGTACGAGGGCGCTCAAGGCCGTCGAAGCTGAAACCGGCTTGCCGTCAACGGCGCTCCGGCCCCTTGCCCACGCACTGCGCCAGCGGCAGCAGACGCTGCTCGACACGAAAGCCGAGTTCCTCGAGTCGAACCTGCGGCTCGTCGTCTCGGTGGCGCGCAAGCACGCGAACCGCGGGCTGTCCATGCTCGACCTGATTCAGGAAGGCAACATGGGCCTGATGAAGGCCGTCGACCGGTTTCAGTACCGGCGCGGGTTCAAGTTCTCGACGTACGCGACGTGGTGGGTGCGTCAGGCGATGACCCGGGCGATCGCCGACTACGGGCGGACGATTCGGCTTCCGGTACACGTCACCGAGTCGCTCAACCAGCTCAATCGCGAGCGCCGCGCGCTCAGCGCGGACCTCGGCCGCGAGCCGCAGCCGTGGGAGCTGGCCGAGAAGATGAAGATGCCGATCGAGAAGGTGCGCCTGCTCCTCGAGGCGTCCCGCCCGCCGTCGTCGCTGCACGCGCCGATCGGCGACGAAGACTCGGAGCTCGGCGACATCATTCCCGACCACTCGGTGCTGTCGCCCGAGGACTCCGCGATGAGCGGCGAGGTTGCCGAGCAGGTGGAGCAGGCCATGTCCGCGCTGAACGATCGCGAGCGGGAAGTGCTGCGCCTGCGCTACGGTCTCGGCACCGACCACGAGCACACGCTCGGCGAGATCGGCCGCCGGCTCGACCTGAGCCGCGAGCGCGTCCGGCAGATCGAGGCCAACGCGATGGCCAAGATCCGCTCGAAGCGCGGGCGCGCCGCCTGA
- a CDS encoding glycosyltransferase family 39 protein — protein sequence MITPDSERPIAALGTARQRLISVSRLLVLAGGLAYLALLAVLIALRVRYPFELEWLEGAMVDHVRVILDGRPLYGRPTIEFIPLTYTPGYVYAAALLSKVMGVGFLPLRLISIASTAGLLVLVGAIVGRATGDRHAAVLSAGLAASMYGRTSGWYDLARNDALFLCLALLAVYLLRRASLAAALSAGVLISLSFLTKQTGLIVAVPLACWCALRSWRVFAAFVAPVVVIVAGSTIWFEHVFDGWYLYYVYAVPKQHPVAREALVGFWRYDVFGVLPLACLGAAAYLASAWRSRDRLFYAFAAAGLFGGAWASRLHSLSFVNVVLPAYVATAILFGLAKHDLTRRASTIASPRARMASLLALEGACLVQLAMVIYAPGRLVPTAADVAAGQEFVRRLAAVPEPVFVPFHGYLPSLAGKKTFAHAVVLGDTVRGGTTGVESSLAAELRSALEGGGFLSVVKTDSRTPMDEWLGIEPAWAPATELTSRRSPFWRPEWLYVRR from the coding sequence ATGATCACTCCTGACAGCGAGCGCCCGATCGCGGCGCTCGGCACGGCACGGCAGCGCCTGATCTCCGTATCGCGCCTGCTGGTCCTCGCAGGCGGCCTCGCCTATCTCGCGCTCCTGGCGGTGCTGATTGCGCTGCGCGTGCGCTATCCGTTCGAGCTCGAATGGCTCGAGGGCGCGATGGTCGATCACGTCCGCGTGATCCTCGATGGCCGGCCGCTGTACGGCCGGCCGACGATCGAGTTCATCCCGTTGACGTACACGCCGGGCTACGTCTACGCCGCGGCGCTCCTGAGCAAGGTGATGGGCGTCGGGTTTCTGCCGCTGCGGCTGATCTCGATCGCCTCGACGGCTGGCCTGCTCGTGCTGGTCGGGGCGATCGTCGGCCGTGCCACGGGCGACCGGCATGCAGCCGTGCTCTCGGCCGGGCTCGCGGCGTCGATGTACGGCCGGACGTCGGGCTGGTACGATCTGGCGCGCAACGACGCGCTGTTTCTGTGTCTGGCGCTGCTCGCCGTGTACCTGCTGCGCCGCGCCTCGCTTGCGGCGGCGCTCTCCGCCGGCGTGCTCATCTCGCTGTCGTTTCTCACGAAGCAGACCGGCCTGATCGTCGCCGTGCCGTTGGCCTGCTGGTGCGCGCTCCGGAGCTGGCGCGTGTTCGCGGCGTTCGTCGCGCCCGTGGTCGTGATCGTCGCCGGCAGCACGATCTGGTTCGAGCACGTCTTCGACGGCTGGTATCTCTACTACGTCTACGCCGTGCCCAAGCAGCATCCGGTCGCGCGCGAAGCGCTGGTCGGTTTCTGGCGCTACGACGTCTTCGGCGTGCTGCCGCTCGCGTGCCTCGGCGCCGCGGCGTATCTCGCGAGCGCGTGGCGATCGCGCGATCGTCTCTTCTACGCGTTCGCCGCCGCCGGCCTCTTCGGAGGGGCCTGGGCGTCGCGGTTGCACTCGTTGAGCTTCGTGAACGTCGTGCTGCCCGCCTACGTCGCGACGGCCATCCTGTTCGGGCTCGCGAAGCACGACCTCACGCGCCGTGCATCGACGATCGCGTCGCCGCGCGCGCGAATGGCGTCGCTGCTCGCGCTCGAAGGCGCCTGTCTCGTGCAGCTCGCGATGGTGATCTACGCGCCCGGCCGGCTGGTGCCCACGGCCGCCGACGTCGCCGCGGGCCAGGAGTTCGTGCGGCGGCTCGCGGCGGTGCCGGAGCCCGTGTTCGTGCCGTTTCATGGCTATCTTCCGTCGCTGGCCGGCAAGAAGACGTTCGCACATGCCGTCGTTCTCGGTGACACGGTGCGCGGCGGCACGACCGGCGTGGAGTCCTCGCTGGCGGCCGAACTGCGCAGCGCGCTCGAGGGCGGCGGGTTCCTGTCGGTGGTGAAGACCGACTCGCGCACGCCGATGGACGAGTGGCTCGGGATCGAGCCGGCCTGGGCGCCCGCCACCGAGCTCACGTCCAGGCGGTCGCCGTTCTGGCGGCCCGAATGGCTGTACGTCCGGCGGTGA
- a CDS encoding DUF305 domain-containing protein yields the protein MRALTSAAGLAVAMTLRLAAAPQVVQPGAPGEPSRQVSADAATAAIAPSPADVQFMQTMIAHHAQALEMTALARARTADDAFLSMIARIDTSQRDEIRTMNEWLRANGAPASDPHAHHGADPPLMPGMLTPAEMGRLAAARGAEFERLFLELMIKHHLGALVMVKELFGRPGGGSAPDVFSFAADVDGDQRMEIDRLRAMLARR from the coding sequence ATGCGCGCGCTGACGTCTGCGGCGGGGTTGGCGGTCGCGATGACCCTCCGTCTGGCCGCCGCGCCGCAGGTCGTCCAGCCCGGCGCGCCCGGTGAGCCGTCGCGTCAGGTGTCGGCGGACGCCGCGACGGCTGCCATCGCGCCCAGCCCGGCCGACGTGCAGTTCATGCAGACGATGATCGCGCACCATGCGCAGGCGCTCGAGATGACGGCGCTGGCGCGGGCGCGCACGGCCGACGACGCGTTCCTGTCGATGATCGCCAGGATCGACACGTCGCAGCGCGACGAGATCCGGACGATGAACGAGTGGCTTCGCGCGAACGGCGCGCCGGCGTCCGATCCCCACGCGCACCACGGCGCCGATCCGCCGCTCATGCCCGGGATGCTCACGCCGGCGGAGATGGGCCGGCTGGCAGCGGCGCGCGGCGCCGAGTTCGAGCGCCTGTTCCTCGAGCTCATGATCAAGCACCACCTGGGCGCGCTCGTGATGGTGAAGGAGCTGTTCGGTCGGCCGGGCGGCGGCTCCGCGCCTGACGTGTTCTCGTTCGCCGCCGACGTGGACGGCGATCAGCGCATGGAGATCGATCGCCTGCGCGCGATGCTGGCGCGCCGCTGA
- a CDS encoding DUF2461 domain-containing protein codes for MSYFTPALFSFLRDLKARNTREWFQANRDRYARDVEAPMLRFIADLVPRLARISPAFVADPRRTGGSMYRIHRDTRFSADKSPYKTHVAASFAHEQRKARPSVPGFYLHLEPGDSLGGGGIYHPDMATLTSIRTAIAENPKGWRAVIASGLEIEGDALTRAPAGFSPSHPLIAYLRLKDFYALVPFTQRDVCADDFLDRYVEACGRVAPLVRFLTMALGGRW; via the coding sequence ATGTCCTACTTCACGCCGGCGCTCTTCTCGTTCCTCCGCGATCTGAAAGCTCGCAACACCCGCGAGTGGTTCCAGGCGAACCGCGATCGGTACGCGCGGGACGTCGAGGCGCCCATGCTGCGGTTCATTGCGGACCTCGTCCCGAGGCTCGCGCGGATCAGCCCGGCGTTCGTCGCCGATCCGCGGCGAACGGGCGGTTCGATGTACCGGATCCATCGCGACACCCGCTTCTCCGCGGACAAATCGCCCTACAAGACGCACGTCGCGGCGTCGTTCGCGCACGAGCAACGCAAGGCGCGGCCGTCGGTGCCGGGCTTCTACCTGCACCTCGAGCCCGGCGACAGCCTGGGAGGCGGCGGCATCTATCATCCCGACATGGCGACGCTCACGAGCATCCGGACCGCGATTGCCGAGAACCCGAAGGGCTGGCGCGCGGTCATCGCCTCGGGCCTCGAGATCGAAGGCGACGCGCTCACGCGCGCGCCGGCGGGCTTCAGCCCGTCCCATCCGCTCATCGCGTACTTGCGCCTCAAGGACTTCTACGCGCTCGTGCCGTTCACGCAGCGCGACGTCTGCGCGGACGACTTCCTCGACCGCTACGTCGAGGCGTGCGGTCGTGTGGCGCCGCTCGTGCGGTTTCTCACGATGGCGCTCGGCGGGCGCTGGTAG
- a CDS encoding TIM barrel protein, with protein MTPQSPTADPAKLARIAIMTLNFENMLRVPGQWEEPTDTLALFDIPQMYADRYGVHNIEIQHTHFQSVEDAYVRELRARAEKVQSRFSNINLEFGPMTISSPNPVLRAQAIDLTKQWIDRAALLGSPRVMINQGAPTQENKNDGIAALKAMVEYGKSKGVMIGVETRGNASGNNRGVVNPAAQAGRAGGAGPQGGAAQTPSPSPAAPPAPGAPLPVLTTVPNWVLLAELLRDSGARANVDLGGVGAADQGELHAALRTLLPITVGSMHVRPSPRWDLATAIRFTVTLGYQGLYSIEVRGHEGTKAALDTVVANL; from the coding sequence ATGACCCCGCAGAGTCCGACCGCCGATCCCGCGAAGCTGGCGCGCATCGCCATCATGACGCTGAACTTCGAGAACATGCTGCGCGTCCCCGGGCAGTGGGAGGAGCCGACCGACACGCTCGCGCTCTTCGACATCCCGCAGATGTACGCGGATCGCTACGGGGTCCACAACATCGAGATCCAGCACACGCACTTCCAGTCCGTCGAGGACGCGTACGTCAGGGAGCTGCGCGCGCGAGCGGAGAAGGTCCAATCGCGCTTCAGCAACATCAACCTCGAGTTCGGGCCCATGACGATCTCCTCGCCGAACCCCGTGCTTCGCGCGCAGGCGATCGACCTGACGAAGCAGTGGATCGATCGCGCCGCGCTGCTCGGGTCGCCGCGCGTGATGATCAACCAGGGTGCGCCGACGCAGGAGAACAAGAACGACGGGATCGCCGCGTTGAAGGCGATGGTCGAGTACGGGAAGTCGAAGGGCGTGATGATCGGCGTCGAGACGCGCGGCAACGCCAGCGGCAACAACCGCGGCGTCGTCAATCCCGCGGCCCAGGCCGGGCGCGCGGGCGGTGCCGGACCGCAGGGCGGGGCCGCGCAGACGCCGTCGCCGTCGCCGGCCGCACCTCCCGCGCCTGGCGCGCCGCTGCCCGTCCTCACGACCGTGCCGAACTGGGTGCTCCTGGCCGAGCTGCTGCGCGATTCCGGCGCGCGCGCCAACGTGGACCTCGGCGGCGTCGGTGCGGCCGACCAGGGCGAGCTGCACGCCGCGCTTCGCACGCTGCTCCCCATCACCGTCGGCAGCATGCACGTCCGACCCAGCCCCCGCTGGGATCTGGCGACCGCGATCCGATTCACCGTCACGCTCGGCTATCAGGGGCTGTACTCGATCGAAGTCCGCGGGCACGAGGGCACGAAGGCAGCGCTCGACACCGTCGTCGCGAATCTCTGA
- a CDS encoding polysaccharide deacetylase, whose amino-acid sequence MTTPKDVRVALTFDYDAMSNWINTSGGKSPGMISRGEFGPIALRRVLALLESRGITTTFFVPGHTALAFPDTVKAIQAMGHEIGHHGWVHENPATLSPDEERRVLERGLDALQRVAGIRPVGYRSPGWDNSVATVPLLLEYGFEYESSLMGSDFEPYWCRVGDEISTSEEFRWGTPVDLVEVPVAWHLDDFIQFEFVATPSGILNAARSPTMCWEIWTAEFDYLYERVGRGILNITMHPQVIGRGHRLLFLERFIEYVGSRPGVSFTTLAGYVRQWRAGRAPQLPKDAGPARASPR is encoded by the coding sequence ATGACCACGCCCAAAGACGTCCGCGTCGCGTTGACGTTCGACTACGACGCCATGAGCAACTGGATCAACACGTCGGGCGGCAAGTCGCCCGGCATGATCTCCAGGGGCGAGTTCGGTCCCATCGCCCTCCGGCGCGTGCTCGCGCTGCTCGAGTCCCGCGGGATCACGACGACCTTCTTCGTGCCCGGCCACACGGCGCTCGCGTTCCCCGACACCGTCAAGGCGATCCAGGCCATGGGCCACGAGATCGGGCATCACGGGTGGGTACACGAGAACCCGGCGACGCTCTCGCCCGACGAGGAGCGTCGTGTGCTCGAGCGCGGCCTCGACGCGCTCCAGCGGGTGGCCGGCATTCGTCCCGTGGGGTACCGGTCGCCCGGCTGGGACAACAGCGTGGCGACCGTGCCGCTGCTGCTCGAGTACGGGTTCGAGTACGAGAGCAGCCTCATGGGCTCGGACTTCGAGCCCTATTGGTGCCGCGTCGGCGACGAGATCTCCACGAGCGAGGAGTTCCGCTGGGGCACGCCCGTCGATCTGGTCGAGGTCCCGGTTGCCTGGCATCTCGACGACTTCATCCAGTTCGAGTTCGTCGCCACGCCCTCCGGCATTCTGAACGCCGCGCGGTCGCCGACGATGTGCTGGGAGATCTGGACGGCGGAGTTCGACTATCTGTACGAACGCGTTGGCCGCGGCATCCTCAACATCACGATGCACCCGCAGGTGATCGGGCGCGGGCACCGCTTGCTCTTCCTCGAGCGGTTCATCGAGTACGTCGGATCGCGCCCGGGCGTGTCGTTCACGACGCTCGCCGGCTACGTTCGTCAGTGGCGCGCGGGCCGCGCGCCGCAGTTGCCGAAGGACGCGGGGCCGGCGCGGGCCTCGCCGCGCTGA
- a CDS encoding penicillin acylase family protein, with translation MAGEHIEVSGIAAPVDILVDRWGVSHIRASGTADLFFAQGFNAARDRLWQIDLWRKRGLGLLAADFGPGYLAQDRAARLFLDRGDMDAEWAAYGGDARSICEAFVAGVNAYVDVVDRHPDRLPLEFVRLRTRPARWNAADVVRIRTHGWLRNALSEATRAAVMARADAAADRLRLALEPPVVPEPAPGLDLAGMPPDVLDAYRLATAPVTFSAARLGADMADAWRWRAVTPDGDVSLAAAAPASNNWAVHGDRTTTGRPVLASDPHRLHAVPSLRHLVHLSAPGLDLIGAVEPHFPGITIGHNEDAAFGLTLFLGPDQEDLHVYEASPDGARSYRYGGGWEPLRLVEETFEIKGAAPIVMPLAFTRHGPVVYEDPTRGRIYALRTVWTEPGTAPYGAALLAMRARTCDEFRTALRRWKAPAVNYVYADRTGSIAWITAGLAPVRRSWDGLLPVPGDGRYEWEGFLDPGLLPSAVNPPAGFVASANAFNLPPSWDRHAAPMGYEWDDPSRRDRIDEVLSADRRHSVEASCALQTDVVSLPARRLCALVAPLSPADPDAHAALDLLDRWDHRLTADSPAAALFEVWWTRRLRPAVLERLVPDSRTRALLGAGDVGAVLDVLEAGMAGRLDAEPSGFAAMLLATLAEAHRDCRALMGMDAAAWAWGRLQHWRVQHALSVLDPDDARFDVGPLAVGGSESTLMKGTYRPSDFRVTLGASVRLVMDVGDWDRSVWINAPGQSGDPRSPHYADLAAPWARGEYVPMLFSEQAVTTGAVTTIRLEPASPAGSGPAG, from the coding sequence GTGGCCGGCGAGCACATCGAGGTGAGCGGGATCGCCGCGCCGGTCGACATCCTCGTGGACCGCTGGGGCGTGTCGCACATCCGCGCATCAGGAACGGCCGATCTCTTCTTCGCGCAGGGATTCAACGCGGCGCGCGACCGGTTGTGGCAGATCGATCTCTGGCGCAAGCGCGGCCTCGGCCTGCTGGCCGCGGATTTCGGACCGGGCTATCTCGCTCAAGATCGCGCCGCGCGCCTCTTCCTCGACCGCGGCGACATGGACGCGGAATGGGCCGCCTATGGCGGAGACGCCCGGAGCATCTGCGAAGCGTTCGTCGCCGGCGTCAACGCGTACGTCGACGTCGTCGATCGTCACCCCGATCGGCTGCCCCTCGAGTTCGTTCGGCTGCGCACGCGCCCCGCCCGCTGGAATGCGGCGGACGTCGTCCGCATCCGCACGCATGGATGGCTGCGGAACGCGCTGTCCGAAGCGACGCGTGCCGCCGTGATGGCCCGGGCCGATGCGGCCGCCGATCGGCTGCGACTCGCGCTGGAGCCACCGGTGGTCCCGGAGCCGGCCCCTGGCCTTGACCTTGCCGGGATGCCGCCCGACGTGCTCGACGCCTATCGGCTGGCAACGGCCCCGGTGACCTTCAGCGCCGCGCGCCTCGGCGCCGACATGGCGGACGCGTGGCGCTGGCGGGCCGTGACGCCCGATGGAGACGTTTCCCTCGCCGCTGCCGCACCCGCTTCGAACAACTGGGCCGTGCACGGCGACAGGACGACGACCGGCAGACCGGTGCTGGCGAGCGATCCGCATCGGCTGCACGCGGTGCCATCGCTGCGCCATCTCGTCCACCTTTCGGCGCCTGGTCTCGACCTCATCGGCGCGGTCGAGCCGCACTTTCCCGGCATCACGATCGGCCACAACGAAGACGCCGCGTTCGGCCTGACCCTCTTCCTCGGACCGGACCAGGAGGATCTCCACGTCTACGAGGCGAGTCCTGACGGCGCGCGATCGTACCGGTATGGCGGCGGGTGGGAGCCGCTGCGGCTCGTCGAGGAGACGTTCGAGATCAAGGGCGCGGCGCCGATCGTGATGCCGCTCGCGTTCACGAGACATGGACCTGTCGTGTACGAAGACCCGACGCGCGGCCGGATCTACGCCCTGCGAACCGTGTGGACCGAGCCCGGCACGGCGCCCTACGGTGCGGCGCTGCTCGCCATGCGGGCCCGCACGTGCGACGAATTTCGAACGGCGCTTCGGCGCTGGAAGGCGCCGGCGGTCAACTACGTGTACGCGGATCGCACCGGATCGATCGCGTGGATCACCGCAGGGCTCGCGCCGGTGCGCCGGTCGTGGGACGGGCTGTTGCCGGTTCCCGGCGACGGGCGGTACGAATGGGAGGGCTTCCTCGATCCCGGCCTGCTGCCGTCCGCCGTGAACCCACCGGCCGGCTTCGTCGCGTCAGCCAACGCTTTCAACTTGCCGCCGAGCTGGGATCGACATGCCGCGCCGATGGGGTACGAATGGGACGACCCGTCACGGCGCGATCGCATCGACGAAGTGCTGTCGGCGGATCGCCGGCACTCGGTGGAGGCCTCGTGCGCGCTCCAGACCGACGTCGTCTCGCTGCCGGCCAGACGGCTCTGCGCGCTCGTCGCTCCCCTGAGCCCGGCGGATCCGGATGCGCACGCCGCGCTCGACCTGCTCGATCGTTGGGACCATCGATTGACGGCGGACAGCCCGGCCGCGGCCCTCTTCGAGGTGTGGTGGACCCGGCGTCTCCGGCCGGCCGTGCTCGAGCGCCTCGTGCCCGACTCGCGCACGCGAGCGCTGCTCGGTGCCGGCGACGTCGGCGCCGTGCTGGATGTGCTCGAAGCCGGTATGGCCGGGCGTCTCGACGCAGAGCCGAGCGGCTTCGCCGCGATGCTACTCGCGACGCTCGCGGAGGCTCATCGCGATTGCCGCGCGCTCATGGGCATGGACGCCGCCGCCTGGGCCTGGGGACGACTCCAGCACTGGCGCGTGCAGCACGCGCTGTCGGTGCTGGATCCGGACGACGCGCGCTTCGACGTGGGGCCACTCGCGGTCGGCGGCAGCGAATCGACCTTGATGAAGGGAACGTACCGGCCGTCCGATTTCCGCGTCACGCTCGGCGCGTCCGTGCGCCTCGTCATGGACGTCGGCGACTGGGACCGGAGCGTCTGGATCAACGCGCCCGGCCAGTCGGGCGACCCGCGATCGCCGCACTATGCCGACCTGGCGGCTCCGTGGGCCCGCGGCGAGTACGTGCCGATGCTCTTCTCCGAGCAGGCCGTGACCACGGGGGCCGTCACGACGATCAGGCTCGAACCGGCGTCGCCGGCCGGCAGCGGACCCGCGGGCTGA
- a CDS encoding VCBS repeat-containing protein: MRRRRGTWAVLAAALSTMTVAAQQNYVYDTRYAATSLAGWHVLGDAAWRAEKGEYVGTPKSPAGGWLMLDRALQDVGVFGRFRCTGGCKTGVLLRAEKTADGMKGIYVALAGEDAGAYAVTLDAAGKELSRSRLRTAGGQIRFAPPAPPTPPAPTAPRAGGAGRASAPPNLPLTPPVGGLRAEDWNLVEIVLDASIIRPFLNESSIGSAAAEDAVGAFGPVALYVGGTGEVRYKDVATSDLALKTLPLERVSANFRMQQLHEFYYSWGGAVGDFNRDGANDVAAGPYYHLGPDFTKFREIYLAQTVNPSTEYPNDCMQNFADDVTGDGWTDVFCMGAIGQDLHLYVNPQNQARRWTKIDVVPQVQKEVSLYKDIDGDGKGEFIYGGGGFLRYAEPDPANPLGKWIVHDISTQGPWGAGHGLGVGDISGDGKVDVVDPYGWWEQPAGGAASGVWTYHPEAFGKWTGHASPGGGEIGVYDVNGDKRADVVAVLQAHGWGLNWYEQKRDAAGKISFVPHVVMGDLSTKNAGDVAISEMHGSTVADVDGDKIEDFIVGKRFWSHRDDYTDPDPYGPPVIYVYRTVRDAKAPGGARLVPELVHNRSGAGNAVTAADVNKDGLTDLVSSTDRGLFVFFGKPRGTAAATQKP, from the coding sequence ATGAGACGCAGACGTGGAACGTGGGCGGTTCTGGCAGCCGCACTCTCGACGATGACGGTCGCGGCGCAGCAGAACTACGTGTACGACACTCGATACGCGGCCACGTCGTTGGCCGGCTGGCACGTCCTGGGCGATGCCGCCTGGCGCGCGGAGAAGGGCGAGTACGTCGGCACGCCGAAGTCGCCCGCCGGCGGGTGGCTGATGCTCGATCGCGCGCTCCAAGACGTCGGCGTCTTCGGCCGCTTTCGCTGCACCGGCGGCTGCAAGACCGGTGTTCTCCTCCGAGCGGAGAAGACGGCCGACGGGATGAAGGGCATCTACGTCGCGCTCGCCGGCGAGGATGCCGGCGCGTACGCCGTCACGCTCGACGCCGCCGGAAAGGAGCTCTCGCGAAGCCGGCTCCGGACCGCCGGCGGTCAGATTCGCTTCGCGCCCCCGGCGCCGCCGACTCCGCCGGCGCCGACCGCGCCCCGCGCAGGCGGGGCCGGCCGGGCCAGCGCGCCGCCCAACCTGCCGTTGACGCCGCCGGTGGGCGGGTTGAGAGCCGAAGACTGGAACCTCGTGGAGATCGTGCTCGACGCGAGCATCATCCGGCCGTTCCTGAACGAGTCCTCCATCGGATCGGCCGCGGCTGAGGATGCCGTCGGCGCGTTCGGTCCGGTCGCGCTGTACGTCGGCGGCACCGGCGAGGTGCGCTACAAGGACGTGGCGACGTCGGACCTCGCGCTGAAGACGCTGCCGCTCGAGCGGGTCTCCGCGAACTTCCGCATGCAGCAGTTGCACGAGTTCTACTACAGTTGGGGCGGCGCGGTCGGCGACTTCAACCGCGACGGCGCCAACGACGTCGCTGCCGGTCCCTACTACCACCTCGGGCCGGATTTCACGAAGTTCCGCGAGATCTACCTGGCGCAGACCGTGAACCCGTCCACCGAGTACCCGAACGACTGCATGCAGAACTTCGCCGACGACGTGACGGGCGACGGGTGGACCGACGTGTTCTGCATGGGCGCGATCGGACAGGACCTCCACCTGTACGTCAACCCGCAGAACCAGGCCCGCCGCTGGACGAAGATCGACGTGGTGCCGCAGGTGCAGAAGGAAGTGTCGCTCTACAAGGACATCGACGGCGACGGCAAGGGCGAGTTCATCTACGGCGGCGGCGGCTTCCTGCGATACGCCGAGCCGGACCCGGCGAATCCGCTCGGCAAGTGGATCGTGCACGACATCTCCACGCAGGGCCCCTGGGGCGCCGGCCACGGTCTGGGCGTCGGCGACATCAGCGGCGACGGCAAGGTGGACGTGGTCGATCCGTACGGATGGTGGGAGCAGCCGGCGGGCGGCGCGGCCAGCGGCGTCTGGACTTACCACCCCGAGGCGTTCGGCAAGTGGACGGGCCACGCCTCACCGGGCGGCGGCGAGATCGGCGTCTACGACGTCAACGGCGACAAGCGCGCCGACGTGGTCGCCGTCCTCCAGGCGCACGGATGGGGGCTGAACTGGTACGAACAGAAGCGTGACGCCGCCGGGAAGATTTCCTTCGTGCCGCACGTGGTGATGGGCGATCTGTCGACGAAGAACGCCGGCGACGTCGCCATCTCCGAGATGCACGGCTCGACGGTCGCCGACGTCGATGGCGACAAGATCGAGGACTTCATCGTCGGCAAGCGCTTCTGGTCGCACCGCGACGACTACACCGACCCGGATCCGTACGGTCCGCCGGTGATCTACGTGTACCGCACCGTGCGGGATGCCAAGGCGCCAGGCGGTGCCAGGCTCGTTCCTGAGCTCGTCCACAACCGGTCTGGTGCGGGCAACGCCGTGACGGCTGCCGACGTGAACAAGGACGGGCTGACCGATCTGGTGTCGTCGACCGACCGCGGGTTGTTCGTCTTCTTCGGCAAACCACGCGGAACGGCGGCGGCCACACAGAAACCGTAG